From Catenulispora sp. GP43, one genomic window encodes:
- a CDS encoding GMC family oxidoreductase: protein MAARQGFDVVVLGGGTAGAVVAARLSEDPGRRVLLVEAGPDYPAAETPEAVRGSDFLRAATLRQLRWPNIRALLTEAGPERPYLCGRGIGGSSVINGQSAIRGLPDDFDRWDVPGWSWAEVAPVFQRLEDDADFGDQPGHGVGGPVPVSRSPRRNWGTASHALAVAAAGLGHAQYPDINAPGSTGVSPVTWNRRDGMRVSMKDAYIEPARGRPNLCIRPDTLAVRLRFHRDRFVGVDLADADGVTLVRADRAVVCLGAVHSPALLLRSGIGPACDLRSLGVPVVADVPGVGLHLQDHPTVWLRFPAAEEVSSAAQSSPGHCALRFSSHACGAPDNDLQLYVSDPSGSAAGVMAALLDPRSTGRIRLRSADPAAEPEVAFRMLAASADVDRMTAGLREAARILEHPEFKAVMAGPARLATTPVEDALADPDLPRLLRRALVPYHHATGGCRMGSDDAAVLDPDGAVRGVEGVIVADASVMPRTVRAPTHLTTVMVAERLSGLVSA, encoded by the coding sequence ATGGCCGCGCGGCAGGGGTTCGACGTCGTCGTCCTGGGCGGCGGCACGGCCGGCGCGGTCGTGGCGGCGCGGCTGTCGGAGGACCCGGGACGCCGGGTGCTGCTGGTGGAGGCCGGGCCGGACTACCCGGCGGCCGAGACGCCGGAAGCGGTGCGCGGCTCGGATTTCCTGCGGGCCGCGACGCTGCGGCAGCTGCGCTGGCCGAACATCAGGGCCCTGCTGACCGAGGCGGGGCCGGAGCGGCCGTACCTGTGCGGGCGCGGGATCGGCGGCAGCTCGGTGATCAACGGGCAGTCCGCGATCCGCGGGCTGCCGGACGACTTCGACCGGTGGGACGTGCCCGGCTGGTCCTGGGCCGAGGTCGCGCCGGTGTTCCAGCGCCTGGAGGACGACGCCGACTTCGGCGACCAGCCCGGCCACGGCGTCGGCGGCCCGGTACCGGTGTCCCGGTCGCCGCGGCGGAACTGGGGCACGGCCAGCCACGCGCTCGCGGTGGCGGCCGCCGGACTGGGCCACGCTCAGTACCCTGACATCAACGCCCCGGGCAGCACCGGGGTCTCACCGGTGACGTGGAACCGGCGGGACGGGATGCGGGTGTCGATGAAGGACGCTTACATCGAGCCGGCCCGGGGCCGCCCGAACCTGTGCATCAGGCCCGACACGCTGGCGGTGCGGCTGCGGTTCCATCGGGACCGCTTCGTCGGGGTCGATCTGGCGGACGCCGACGGAGTCACCCTGGTGCGCGCGGACCGCGCTGTGGTCTGTCTCGGCGCCGTGCACTCGCCGGCGCTGCTGCTGCGCTCGGGGATCGGGCCGGCGTGTGATCTGCGGTCGCTGGGTGTGCCGGTCGTCGCTGATGTTCCCGGGGTCGGGCTGCATCTGCAGGACCATCCGACGGTGTGGCTGAGGTTCCCGGCTGCTGAAGAAGTGTCGTCGGCCGCGCAGTCGTCTCCGGGGCACTGTGCTCTGCGTTTCTCCTCCCATGCCTGCGGTGCGCCAGACAACGATCTCCAGCTCTACGTCAGCGATCCGTCGGGTTCGGCGGCCGGTGTCATGGCGGCGTTGCTGGATCCGCGTTCCACCGGACGCATCCGACTGCGGTCCGCAGATCCTGCGGCGGAGCCGGAGGTGGCGTTCCGAATGCTGGCCGCTTCGGCCGACGTCGACCGGATGACGGCCGGACTGCGGGAGGCGGCGCGGATTCTTGAGCATCCGGAGTTCAAGGCGGTGATGGCCGGGCCCGCGCGGCTGGCCACGACGCCGGTCGAGGACGCGTTGGCGGACCCGGATCTGCCGCGGCTGCTCCGCCGCGCCCTGGTCCCCTATCACCACGCGACCGGCGGCTGCCGGATGGGATCGGACGACGCGGCGGTACTCGATCCGGACGGTGCGGTGCGCGGGGTGGAGGGCGTGATCGTCGCCGACGCCTCGGTCATGCCGCGGACCGTGCGGGCTCCCACGCACCTGACCACCGTGATGGTGGCCGAGCGTCTCAGCGGTCTGGTTTCTGCCTAG